Within the Candidatus Flexicrinis proximus genome, the region CTGGGTGTGCCGGTGCTGCGACTGCGCGGGGATTATCTGGCGATTGTCACGCTCGGCTTCGGCGAGATTATCAACCGCCTGGTGAACTCATCGGTGTTCAAGGACCTGTTGGGTGGGCCGCAGGGCATCAACGGGATTCCAGTGCCGTCGATCGATCTATCGTTCATCAACCCGAACTGGACGGCGCAGCTTGCGCGCTCGACCGAGATTTATTACCTGTTCCTGTTCACGGTGGCGGTGGGCACGCTGGTCGTGCTGCGACTGGTGAAAACGCGGCTGGGACGCGCATGGCGCGCGCTGCGGGACGACGAGGATGTCGCGGAGGCAACAGGTATCCACCTGGTCGGGGCGAAACTGCTGGCGTTCGGCATCAGTTCCGCATTCAGCGGGATGGGTGGCGCGCTGTTCGGCGCGTCGCTGCAAGGAATTTTCCCGAACAGTTTCACGCTCAACGTATCGATCTTCGTGCTGAGCCTGGTGATCGTGGGCGGAATGGGGTCGATCCCGGCGGTGTTCGTGGGCGCGCTGGTGCTGATCGGGCTGCCGGAAGCGCTGCGCGAACTGCAGGACTACCGACTGCTGGCGTTCGGCATCCTGCTGGTGGTGGTGATGCTTGCGAAACCGGAAGGCATCCTGCCGGCGCAAACACCGAAACTGAGCGAACGAGCTACCAAGCAACCCTCCCCCGCGGCGGGGGATTGAGAGGACGGAAGACATGGCTAACGAATTATTGTTGGAGTGCCGCACTCTCACCAAGCGCTTTGGCGGACTGACCGCGGTGAATGCGGTCGAGTTAAGGGTCGGCCGGCAGGAGATCATCAGCCTGATCGGCCCGAACGGCGCGGGCAAGACTACATTCTTCAACTGCGTCACCGGGTTCTATACGCCAGAAGAAGGCGACGTGCTGTTCAGCGGGCAGTCGATCAAGGGCGGCCGGCCGGACCAAATCGCGCGCCGGGGCATCGCCCGCACCTACCAGAACATCCGGCTGTTCAACAAGCTGACGGCCCTGGAGAACATTCTGGTCGGCATGCACCAGCATCTGCGCTCGACGCTGTGGGGGGCGGTGTTCAGCACGCCTTTCAACCGCCGTGAAGAACAGAAGGCGCTCGACGATGCGATGGAACTGCTGAACTACTGCGGGCTGGGCGGAAAGGGCGATCTGATGTCGGCCCAACTGCCTTACGGCTTCCAACGCCGCCTTGAAATCGCGCGCGCGCTGGCACTGCGCCCGCAGCTGCTGCTGCTCGACGAGCCGACGGCCGGGATGAATCCGCAGGAAACCGAGGAGATGATGTATTTCATTCACCGGCTGCGCGATGAACTCGGATTGACGATCTTCCTGATCGAGCACGACATGAAACTGGTCATGGGTGTAAGCGATCGCGTCAACGTGATGAACTTCGGCAAGAAGATCGCCGAAGGCACACCTGCCGAGATTCAGGCCAATCCTGAGGTTATCGAGGCCTACCTCGGGAGCAGCATGACCGAAAAATCGGGCGCTTCGGCGCGAAAGGCAAAAGCATGAGCCTGCTTCAGGTCCACGAAATCCAGACTTTCTACGGCAAGATTCAAGCTTTGAAGGGCATCAGCCTGACCGTCGAGCAAGGCGAGATCGTCACCCTTATCGGCGGCAACGGCGCGGGCAAGACCACGACGTTGAACACGATCAGCGGGATCACGCCGGCGGCAGCCGGGTATATCGTCTTTGAGGGTAAGGACATTACGAAGGCGCCGGCGCATCAGATCGTCAACTATGGGATCATCCAGTCACCGGAAGGACGGAAGATCTTTACGCGGCTGACCGTGCGCGAGAATCTGGAGATGGGGGCGTTTGCCCGTAACGATGTCCCCAAGATCGCGCAGGACATGGAATACGTGTTCGAGCGCTTTCCCCGGCTAAAGGAGCGCATCACGCAGCTGGGCGGCACGCTTTCCGGCGGCGAACAGCAGATGCTGGCGATTGGCCGCGCCTTGATGGCGGCGCCACGCCTGCTGCTGCTCGACGAACCCTCGATGGGGCTTGCCCCCAAGCTCGTCGAGGAAATCTTTAATGTGATCACTTACCTGAACCGCGAGAGCAGCACGACGATTTTGCTCGTCGAGCAAAATGCCAGCAAAGCGCTTGAGATCGCCAACCGGGGTTACGTCCTGCAGTCGGGGTTCATCACGCACAGCGGGACGGGTGAAGAGCTGCAGAATAACGATGCCGTCGTAGAAGCGTACCTGGGCGGGCATTAAGGCGGTAGTTGTCGTGTACCGGGAATTTGTGAAGCAAAGGGCGACCGACGATGGCCGCCCTTTTTGCCGCGACTGATTGGTGGGCGCGTCTCAGGCCCAGTGGCTGGTGAGACCGAGAAGCTCGCGCAGGATCATGATCTGCCCGATGTGGTGCATTTCATGCACGTGCAGATAGATCAGCTGATCGGCGACCGATGCGAACTGCGGAAATTTGGAGGGCGAATCCAGCGTGTCGGACGTGACGTCGTTCAATCCGGCCTCGATTCGCTGCTGACTCTCGGTGAAATCCGCGATCAGGCGCTCGATAGATAAAACGCCTTCCCCGTCGGCGGTGATCGCTGGTGAACCGCCCTTGTAGCGCGCGCGGGTCGCGTCATCCCAGACGGGGGTCCCGCCGACCGCCAGCGTGATGTTGGTGCGCGCTGAAATCAGATGTCCGGCCAGCCAGTTGACGCAGTTCACATTGGCGGCGGGCGACCAGAGTGACTGCTGGTGGGAAACCCCTTCCAGGTTCAACAGCATGACTTTGCCGCTGCGCTGGTAGGTCGTGAGCAGAGACGACGGATTCATGTAACTCTCTCCTGAGACGGCGAATGAAGTGTGACTAAGGATAACACACAGGTGGCGCCTTGAGCCCGGAGGCGCTGCCTCCGCCACCTCCGCGAGGGACTTGCGCCCCTCGACCCCTCATTTCGACGAGGCGCACGAATGCAGACTCCTGCCGAAGTCCGGGGAAAACGCTAAAGAGAGAGCACTGCACCACACTAGGCGCGGCGGTGCCAGATGCCCGTACACTCCGGCAGCCGCGTGAGATTTTCTCGGCGGAGGCGGCCGGCGAGATCGTCGCCAAAGAAGAAGCGTGTCAGATGGTCAGCTTCGTCGACATCGGCGAACTGATAATCGGTGCGGATCGACTCGCGCGAAAAGCCATGCTGTTCTTCGAACCAGCGATACAGATCGGCCAGCGCGGCATTCGGAGGGGCCGGTTCGGTGCTGCCGGTGCCCAACGTTTCGAGCAGGATCATCGCGCCACCCGGGCGGGTTACGCGGCGCATTTCGTCCAGCGCCGTGGTCAGTTCAACCCGCCAGCCTTCGGGGTTCCAGCCGGTTGCATGGCCGAAACTCCAGCCCTCGATAGCGACGTCGGCCCATCCGGTAGGCACAGGGAGCGATTCGTTCAGCGCGACCGACAGAGTCAACGTGCGCCGCGCGGGGACGAGCCGGGCATGGGCAAGCATGTGCGGCGATCCTTCAAAGGCGCGCACATCGGCCGCGAAGGGAGCGATCAGCCGCGTCAGCCGGCCGGTTCCGGCGCCAAACTCGACGACGCGCGAGTCGTCAATGAAGCCCGCCCGTCGCAGCGCCGGAAGCAAGGCTCCATCGACATCTTCGCGGCTGACCATCAGATCATAATCGGCGGCGCGCACGGCGTAGATATTGCGGAAGTGCTCGGTCACTGCGTGCAGCCCGGTATGGTGAGAATAAGGCCGCGGAAGATCACGTCGGGATTGGTGATATGCGGATTGGCCGCCAACAATTCCTCCAGGGTAATCCCATAGCTGCGCGCGATGCGGTTGAGCGTGTCGCCGGAGGCCACCGTATAGGTACATGGCGCAGCCGGTTGGCTGTCCGTATCGCCCCAGTATGACGTGTGCAGCAGGGCGCGCAGGGCTTCGTCGTCGCCACCGGGCACATAGAGCTCGGCGAGATTCGGCCAGATCGCCAGCGATCCGGTCTGCCCGATCGCGGCCAGCGGATTGCCATCGAGGAAAACGGTTGTAAAAACGAAACCGCTTGCATCTGCTTGAACCTCAGTCCCGCTAAAGTCCTGGAACGTCAGCCCGAAGATGCCGCTGGTCGTACCGCTGTCGTCGAACATGCCAAGCTGTCCAACTACGCTGAGATCGACGTTGGCAATCTGACCAAATACCAGTTTGCTGATGTCGGCCACGGCGGCTGGTTCAAGCTCGGTCAGCGCCCCGTCCAGCACAGTCACGATTTCAGGGTTGATGGTGATTTCCGGGATAATCAGGGTGCTGAAGCCGGGGCGGGTCTCCGGTTCGATCAAGACCATGTCGCGAAAGTCCGTGATGGCCTCGGGACTCAAGGTCAGCCGCTCAATTCCCAACATGGGGTCAAAGGTCTCGACCATTTCGGAGCTGTCAGGGGTGTAGCCAACGGCGTCGGCAGTGGTCTGGCTGGTGACAATGACGATCCGCTCGTTTGGCGCGAAGCCGCCCAGGATCAGCGAATACGTCCCATTGTCGGTGCCCAGGTTTTGCATGAAGGGACGATCCGGCGCGAAGATTTCGATTTGAAGCTGGTAACCGCGGATCGCAATCGTCCAGACGCCGGGGATGGTATAGGCGATGTCGGGAAGGGTCGCCCGCAGAATACCGATTCCGTCAAACACCTCGACATCGGGAGCGACCTCGAAGCCAAACGGGCTGAAGGCTAATACCTCACCTGCGAGGTAATCCGGAGCGCAGACGCCCGGCTCAATCCGCAAGGAGTCTTCGCCCAGTTTGAAGGGCAGATAATCGACCTGCGGGGTGTCTACTTCGCCAGCGAGGCTGTCCAGGAGAGCGCTATCCAGTGAAGAAGGGCACAGTCCGATCGAGTACAGAACGCTGGTTGACGTACCGCCGAGGGTGTCGGGCGGCTGCTTGGGGGCATGGTTCTCGCCCGAATTAGGCTGAAGCCAGTGTGTCTCGCCTTCACCCTCCGCCGTCCATCCCGTCTGGTTCTGATAACGAACCAGCCACCAGGTCAGATTGTCGGCGCAGGCCGGCCCGTAGAGGATAGACAGTACGCCGCCGGTGGGGATTTCACCGACGCGGGTTCCGGTCAGTCCCGGCGTCTGGCGGATACGGTTCGATGCGCCGGGGCTTACCCTCGCCTGGGTTCCAGCCCGCACGACTGGCGTATAGCCAGTACACGCGCCAACGGTTACGGCCTGGGCAGCCGCCGGAAGCAGTGAATATGCGAGTAACAGACCAAGCAGAATCCGGCGCATAGCGCCTCCTTATTGCAGACCTTGACCACAGCCAGGAATGTTCAGGATATTCCCGGCGAAGATGAGCTGCGGGTTGGTGATCTGCGGATTGGCGGCCAGGAGCTGGGCGGTGGTCAGTTGATTGGCGACAGCGATTCGGAAGAGCGAGTCGCCGCGCCGGACGGTATAGGTGCAGACTTCGGGCGTCGGCGTCGGCGCAGCCTCGGCAGGCGTCGGCGTCCCCAGGTTGATGATCCCGGTTGGCAGCGCGTCAGGCGTACCGACCGCGGACGGCGTCGCAGTGACCTCAGGCGTCGGCGTGAAGGTCGCTTCGGGTGTCGGCGTGGGCGGTTCGGGTGTGCTGGTCGGTGGGATTGGCGTCGGGGACGGCAGACCGAGCACCTCGAAACCCCACAATGCGATGACCAACTGATCGTAGACATCGGTCCGGCTATCCGATGAGGGCAGGTCGAGACCCTGAATGGATGGCGGCAGCGCAATCAGGCCCGACTCGCTGACAGCCGCAATCACCGGCAAGCCAAGATCGTCAATGTTTGCGCCGGCGGCGCCGGCGGTGTCGGCTCTGAGCGTTACGACCCTGAAGGCGGAAGCAGCCGACTCACTGACGTCTGCCGCAACCACTGCGATCTGCTCGCCAGGGACGAACCCCGCCAGCAGAACCTGGGTCGTGCTGCCCTGCGAACGAGCGTCCACCAGCGGCGCAAATGGGCCAGTGACCCGGACATTCAGCGCAAAGTCCGGCAGCGACAACACCCACATGCCCGGCTGCAGCAGCGCAGTATCCGGCAAGGTCGCCCGCACAAAGTCCGCTGCGCCATCGACCGGGAGGATTGCTGCCGCGGCGGTTGTTCCATCAGGGCCGGCCACCTCTGCTTCCGTTCCCCGGCTGGACGGGACACAGAGCGAGGGGAGCGGCGCACCGAACCCGCCATCGACAAAGAAGGCAGCTTCTCCGCCACTGGCGAATGGGTCAGCCACACCGGCGAAGTTAACACTGACGTTTCCGCTCAGCGGCGGACACTGATCGGCCGGACGCGCGGCAGATGCCGTTTCGACAAACGAGACGGTCAGGCCATCCAGCGGGCTGCGCAGCTCGGCGGGGCTGACCGGCGCGGCTTCAAGATACACGGCGGACTGGGTGGACTCAGCGACCCAACCGGGCTTCACGCCGGAAACCTGCCACCACGTAATGGCGCTGACGCAGGTTGGCCCGCCTACAATCGTGACCAGGTCATCGGTTCGAAGATCGCCAATGTCGCGGGCGTTAAGTCCGGGTGCAGAACGGAGGTTCACGACACTCCGCACCCTCACCGTGAGGCCAGTACGCAGGGCTGTTTCGTTGTTACAGGCCTGGGAAGAAGCAGGCAGGGCAGGAAGCAGGGCCGCTAACAGCCCCAATATCACGAGTATGCGACGCACGAGCATCCCTCCGACGGCGTGTGGTATGCTGATAGTGTAGTGCGAAGACTTGATGTTGTCGATTATCAGGGGAAACACGATGGCGTTCGACGCCCTCGCAGCCAGTTACGATTCGGAGTTCTCGAATCGTCCAATCGCCAGGCTCCTCCGAGAGCGCGTACACGAGCGGTTGAGCGTCCATCTCAAGCCGGGTATGCGTGCGCTTGACCTGGGGTGCGGAACGGGGATCGACTCACTGTGGATGGCCGAGCATGGCGCGCAGGTCACGGCGCTGGATGCAAGCCCGGCCATGCTGGAGATCACGCGAAAGCGGCTGGCGGCGCACAGCGAGGCGCAGGTGGCGGCATTTGACTACAACCACCTGCCCACAGATGCATACAAAGGCCCGTTCGAGCTGGTCCTGGCAGACTTCGGCGCGCTGAACATGCTGGAGGACTGGCGCCCGCTGGCAGAATGGCTGATTTCGCGTGTTTCACCTGGCGGCGTGCTGTGCGTGGCCGTCATGACCCGTTTCTGCCTGTGGGAAAGCGCCTGGAACTTTCTGCATCTGAAACCCGGGCGGGCGATGCGGCGCTGGGGCGGGACGGCGGCCTTCGGCGATCAAACCGTCACCTATCCGTTGGTCGTACACGTCGTGCGCGCCTTCATGCCGGAATTCCGCATCACCCACAAACGCGGGCTGGGGATATTCCTGCCGCCCTCGGAGATGTTCGAAGCCGTGGAGAAGCGGCCGCGCCTAATGAGGCTGCTCAGCCGCGTGGATGACTGGTTCTGGAGGCATGGCACAGGGACACGGATCGCAGACCACGCGTGGCTTGAGCTCACGCGGCAGTAATGGACAACCCCGCGTCAGAGTCCTATACTTGATACTATGCGGCCCCATTCCGGGATGCCGCATTTCCGTTTAGTCGTGAGTAAAGGTCACCGCTATGTCCGTCCATTACTTGCACCCTCGCGTATTGAAGATCAATGCCGGATTCATGCTGAATGCCGGGCCCGGCAATAGCAACGACTCCACGTTCGATTTTCCGGCGCTGCGCATCAGCGACGATCTCACGCTGAATTATCTGACCGGCCCGTTTCGGATGAGCCGGACCAAAGAAGGCGTCCTGGTGCAGGCAACGCTGCATGCCGGACTGAACACCGAGTGCATCCGCTGCCTCGATCCGGTCCAGGAGGACATCGTATTTGAGATCGAGGAACTGTTCGCGACCAACCCGAGCGTGACCACCGCCTTCTATTTGAGCGACGACGGCATCCTGGACCTGGCGCCGCTGCTGCGCGAAGAAATCCTGATTCACAGCGACAAGCGCATCCTGTGTAAACCCGACTGCAAGGGACTGTGTCCGGAATGCGGGAAGAACCGCAACCGTGAGGATTGCACCTGCGCCGAACAGCAAATCGATCCGCGCTTTGCGGCGCTCAGGGACCTGCTTGAGCGAAAGTGACCGCGATTCTTGGATAGAGTGCACGACCCCAATTAAGCGCGATTTAACAACGGTGCGGTAGAATACTTCACTGTGGAACTACCACCGTGGAAAGAGAGCGCGAACGATGAAGCGTATCGCGGTTATGACCAGCGGGGGCGATGCCCCCGGGATGAATGCGGCTGTGCGCGCGGTTGTACGTACCGCGCTCGAAAACAATGTCGAAACCTACGGCATTCGACAGGCATACGCTGGCCTGATCAACGGGGACATCAGTCTGCTGACCAGCCGTGAAGTCAGCGGCATCCTGCAGCGCGGCGGAACGGTGCTGCAGACCGCGAGGAACGAGGAGTTCAAGACTCCGCAGGGACAAAACAAAGCGATCCGCAACCTGAATGAACTCGGCATCGAAGGCGTTATCGTCATCGGCGGCGACGGAAGCATGCGCGGCGCGATGGCGCTCGACCGCCTCGGAATCAAGGTGATTGGAATCCCCGGAAGCATCGACAACGATATCTGGGGCACCAATATGGCGATCGGCGTCGACACGGCGCTGAATACGATCCTCGACGGGATCGATAAGCTGCGCGATACGGCGACCAGCCACAACCGCGGCTTCGTGATCGAAGTCATGGGGCGGAACTGCGGCTATCTTGCGCTGATGGGCGGCATCCTGGGCGGCGCGGAGATTATCATCACGCCGGAAGACCCCCCGACAATGGACGAGGTCGCAAAGGCGTTGAAGGACGCTTACGTGCGCGGCAAGTCGCATGCCATCGCGGTCGTCGCGGAAGGGGCGCCGTACCACACGACCGATCTCGCGGCATACCTCAATCAGCAGGCGACGGGTTTCGAAATCCGGATCACGATCCTCGGGCATATCCAGCGCGGCGGGAGCCCGTCGGCATTCGACCGGCTGCTGGCCACACGGCTGGGAGTCAACGCGACCGAGCGCATGCTGCGCGGGGAGTCCTCGGTGATGGTCGGGCTGGACGGACGCGAAGTTACGGCGGTCCCGCTGTCCGAAGTGACGACCAAGGCGCGGGTCATCAGCCCTGAATACTTCAAGATGGCCCACATGCTGAGCCGGTAACGCGCCGCACGGCGACAGGCCAAAGGACTGGTCAGTACTCGTTCAAGACACGTGTTTAGGGGAGGACAGGAACTATCCTGTCCCTACAAGCCCCCTGCTTTGACCGGGGCAATAGCGGGGGCAGGGCGCACCCTGTCCGGTTTGCCGACCAGCGGCATTCACGATCGACGGCCTCTACGATTTGGTCGCGTTCGGCGTTATTCCATTGACTTCAGATAGGTCGCCACGATCGGTTTGGTGCCGACGCGCGGGTCGTCGAACTTTACGGTGGCCTGTTCCATATCGCCCGTTCCCTGCGATTCGACGACTGTCCCCGCGCCAAAGCGCGGATGAAACACGCGTTTGCCGCTGCCGAACTTGGGCGAAGTGCCTGGAAACGGCACGATCTTACTGCGGATGCTGGAGCTGAACTTGCCGTCAGGGGGGGGTGGAATTTTCGCCGGCACGGGGGCCGGGGGCGCGTCGGGCGAGGGCGTCGGGGTGCGGTCCTTCAGCCAACTGGTCACTTCGGCAGATACGTCCTGGCGCGGCGCGAACTGATGGGGACGGCGCGGTTCTCGCGGCGGATAAGACGACTCACGCGAGCGGTTCTCCCATTTGGTGATGTCACCATAGTTGCGCTCATTGGCGCTGCGAACGACACGGTTGGTCATGCCTTTGATGACGTCGGTCGGGATATCGCCCAAGAAGCGACTCGGCATATTCAACGAAGTGCCGAACGCGCGCCGGAAGGCATAGCTGAGGAAGAGCCGCTCCTCTGCCCGCGTGATCCCCACGTAGAACAGCCGGCGCTCTTCGGCCAGTTCGTCCGCGCTTTCAAGCGACCGCTGATGCGGCAGCAGACCTTCTTCACAGCCGACGATGAACACCACCGGGAATTCGAGACCCTTCGCGGCGTGCAGCGTCAGCAACGTGACGGCCAACTTGCCGGTCTGCTGGTCGTCGACTGACGTCGAGAGCGACTCTTCTTCGAAGATGGCGGTGATGTCGCGCTTGTTCTGCACGGCGTCCGAGAGCACCAGCCGCAGCTGCTCGATGTTCTCCTCGCGGCTGAGGGTTTCGTCCTCGTCCTTGCTGATCTCTGGAAGATGGAAGCGGTAGCCTGTATCGCCGATGATCTCGTTCAGCAAGGCAACATAGTCGCCCGTCTGCGCGACTTCGCGCCAATGACGCAGCATGTGACCGAAGTCGGTGAAGAGCTTCAATGCTCGCCCGGACAGGTCGGTCGGCGTGCCGGACACGAGCTGTTCAAGCGCGTCGGGATAGGTCAAGTTGAGCCGAGAGGCCCAGGTCTGAAACTCGCGGAGGGACTTGTCGCCGATCCCGCGCTTGGGGACGTTCACGATGCGCGCAAAACTCAATTTGTCCTGCGGGTGATAGATCAGCCGCAGGTAAGCCATCAAATCCTTGATCTCTTTGCGCTTCCAGAACGACACCCCGCCAATGATGCGGAATGGCACGCCGCCGCCGAGAAATCCCTGTTCGAGCACGCGCGTAAAGGCATTTGTGCGGTACATGACGGCGAAGTCGCCATAAGTGTAAGGCTGCCCGCTGGTCCGGGTGTTCATACTCGGGCGGTGGCTCTCGCGGATCAGTTCGTCGATCTTTTCGACAACCCAGCGCGCTTCAAAGTCGTCGTTGTAGGCTTCGAAAAGCTCGATTGGCTCCCCTGCCCCCTTGTCGGTAAAGAGGGCTTTCTTGGTGCGGTGGGCGTTGCGGTCGATGACGCCACGCGCCGCATTCAGAACATTCTGCGTCGACCGGTAATTCTGTTCGAGCAGAATGACTTTCGAGTCGGGATAGTCGTGGGTGAACTGGTTGACGTTGCGCCAGTCCGCGCCGCGAAAAGCGTAGATGCCCTGATCTTCGTCACCGACGACAAACACGTTGTCCTGCGGTTTGGAGAGCATCCTGACCATGGCGTACTGCGCGCTGTTGGTGTCCTGAAACTCATCGACCAGAACGAAGTCAATGAAGCGCTGATATTTGTCGCGGACGGTGTGGTTGTCGCGCAGCAGAAGCACGGACTGGAGGAGAAGATCGTCAAAGTCCATCGCATCGCTGTCGAGCAGCACGGCGTTATAGCGTTCGTAGACGCGCTTGAGCACTTCGTCGGCATAGGTGCTGGTAGGATATTCGCCGGGGAGGATCATTTCGTTCTTGGCGGAGGAAATCCGGCTGAGGACCTGGCGCGGGACGAACTTCTTGGGATCGATATTGAGTTCAGTCAGCGCCTGTGTCACCGCGGTCAGCTGGTCGTCGGTGTCGAAAATCGTATAGTTCGGGCTGTAGGGGGTGTGCTCATTTTCACGGCGCAGCATGCGGGCGCAAATGCTGTGAAAGGTGCCGATTTGCAGACCGCCGAGGCGCGCGCCCAGCAAGCGCTCGACACGGTTACGCATTTCTTCGGCCGCTTTATTGGTGAAAGTCACGGCCATAATGGCGGGCGCAGGCACGCGCATCTCCTGAATCAGGTAGGCGACCCGATAGGTCAGCACGCGTGTTTTTCCGCTGCCTGGCCCGGCCAAGACTAAGACCGGCCCGGCCCCTACGGTAACCGCTTCACGCTGGCGGTCATTCAATCCGTCAGTGATGAACACACATCGCCTCAATTCAACACAGATGTTCGCACGGGCATTATACCAAATGAATCGATCAGCCCCGACCA harbors:
- a CDS encoding DUF177 domain-containing protein; this encodes MKINAGFMLNAGPGNSNDSTFDFPALRISDDLTLNYLTGPFRMSRTKEGVLVQATLHAGLNTECIRCLDPVQEDIVFEIEELFATNPSVTTAFYLSDDGILDLAPLLREEILIHSDKRILCKPDCKGLCPECGKNRNREDCTCAEQQIDPRFAALRDLLERK
- a CDS encoding DinB family protein, yielding MNPSSLLTTYQRSGKVMLLNLEGVSHQQSLWSPAANVNCVNWLAGHLISARTNITLAVGGTPVWDDATRARYKGGSPAITADGEGVLSIERLIADFTESQQRIEAGLNDVTSDTLDSPSKFPQFASVADQLIYLHVHEMHHIGQIMILRELLGLTSHWA
- a CDS encoding UvrD-helicase domain-containing protein, producing MFITDGLNDRQREAVTVGAGPVLVLAGPGSGKTRVLTYRVAYLIQEMRVPAPAIMAVTFTNKAAEEMRNRVERLLGARLGGLQIGTFHSICARMLRRENEHTPYSPNYTIFDTDDQLTAVTQALTELNIDPKKFVPRQVLSRISSAKNEMILPGEYPTSTYADEVLKRVYERYNAVLLDSDAMDFDDLLLQSVLLLRDNHTVRDKYQRFIDFVLVDEFQDTNSAQYAMVRMLSKPQDNVFVVGDEDQGIYAFRGADWRNVNQFTHDYPDSKVILLEQNYRSTQNVLNAARGVIDRNAHRTKKALFTDKGAGEPIELFEAYNDDFEARWVVEKIDELIRESHRPSMNTRTSGQPYTYGDFAVMYRTNAFTRVLEQGFLGGGVPFRIIGGVSFWKRKEIKDLMAYLRLIYHPQDKLSFARIVNVPKRGIGDKSLREFQTWASRLNLTYPDALEQLVSGTPTDLSGRALKLFTDFGHMLRHWREVAQTGDYVALLNEIIGDTGYRFHLPEISKDEDETLSREENIEQLRLVLSDAVQNKRDITAIFEEESLSTSVDDQQTGKLAVTLLTLHAAKGLEFPVVFIVGCEEGLLPHQRSLESADELAEERRLFYVGITRAEERLFLSYAFRRAFGTSLNMPSRFLGDIPTDVIKGMTNRVVRSANERNYGDITKWENRSRESSYPPREPRRPHQFAPRQDVSAEVTSWLKDRTPTPSPDAPPAPVPAKIPPPPDGKFSSSIRSKIVPFPGTSPKFGSGKRVFHPRFGAGTVVESQGTGDMEQATVKFDDPRVGTKPIVATYLKSME
- a CDS encoding methyltransferase domain-containing protein, with the protein product MAFDALAASYDSEFSNRPIARLLRERVHERLSVHLKPGMRALDLGCGTGIDSLWMAEHGAQVTALDASPAMLEITRKRLAAHSEAQVAAFDYNHLPTDAYKGPFELVLADFGALNMLEDWRPLAEWLISRVSPGGVLCVAVMTRFCLWESAWNFLHLKPGRAMRRWGGTAAFGDQTVTYPLVVHVVRAFMPEFRITHKRGLGIFLPPSEMFEAVEKRPRLMRLLSRVDDWFWRHGTGTRIADHAWLELTRQ
- a CDS encoding LysM peptidoglycan-binding domain-containing protein, with the protein product MRRILVILGLLAALLPALPASSQACNNETALRTGLTVRVRSVVNLRSAPGLNARDIGDLRTDDLVTIVGGPTCVSAITWWQVSGVKPGWVAESTQSAVYLEAAPVSPAELRSPLDGLTVSFVETASAARPADQCPPLSGNVSVNFAGVADPFASGGEAAFFVDGGFGAPLPSLCVPSSRGTEAEVAGPDGTTAAAAILPVDGAADFVRATLPDTALLQPGMWVLSLPDFALNVRVTGPFAPLVDARSQGSTTQVLLAGFVPGEQIAVVAADVSESAASAFRVVTLRADTAGAAGANIDDLGLPVIAAVSESGLIALPPSIQGLDLPSSDSRTDVYDQLVIALWGFEVLGLPSPTPIPPTSTPEPPTPTPEATFTPTPEVTATPSAVGTPDALPTGIINLGTPTPAEAAPTPTPEVCTYTVRRGDSLFRIAVANQLTTAQLLAANPQITNPQLIFAGNILNIPGCGQGLQ
- the pfkA gene encoding 6-phosphofructokinase; protein product: MKRIAVMTSGGDAPGMNAAVRAVVRTALENNVETYGIRQAYAGLINGDISLLTSREVSGILQRGGTVLQTARNEEFKTPQGQNKAIRNLNELGIEGVIVIGGDGSMRGAMALDRLGIKVIGIPGSIDNDIWGTNMAIGVDTALNTILDGIDKLRDTATSHNRGFVIEVMGRNCGYLALMGGILGGAEIIITPEDPPTMDEVAKALKDAYVRGKSHAIAVVAEGAPYHTTDLAAYLNQQATGFEIRITILGHIQRGGSPSAFDRLLATRLGVNATERMLRGESSVMVGLDGREVTAVPLSEVTTKARVISPEYFKMAHMLSR
- a CDS encoding class I SAM-dependent methyltransferase; amino-acid sequence: MTEHFRNIYAVRAADYDLMVSREDVDGALLPALRRAGFIDDSRVVEFGAGTGRLTRLIAPFAADVRAFEGSPHMLAHARLVPARRTLTLSVALNESLPVPTGWADVAIEGWSFGHATGWNPEGWRVELTTALDEMRRVTRPGGAMILLETLGTGSTEPAPPNAALADLYRWFEEQHGFSRESIRTDYQFADVDEADHLTRFFFGDDLAGRLRRENLTRLPECTGIWHRRA
- a CDS encoding LysM peptidoglycan-binding domain-containing protein, whose product is MRRILLGLLLAYSLLPAAAQAVTVGACTGYTPVVRAGTQARVSPGASNRIRQTPGLTGTRVGEIPTGGVLSILYGPACADNLTWWLVRYQNQTGWTAEGEGETHWLQPNSGENHAPKQPPDTLGGTSTSVLYSIGLCPSSLDSALLDSLAGEVDTPQVDYLPFKLGEDSLRIEPGVCAPDYLAGEVLAFSPFGFEVAPDVEVFDGIGILRATLPDIAYTIPGVWTIAIRGYQLQIEIFAPDRPFMQNLGTDNGTYSLILGGFAPNERIVIVTSQTTADAVGYTPDSSEMVETFDPMLGIERLTLSPEAITDFRDMVLIEPETRPGFSTLIIPEITINPEIVTVLDGALTELEPAAVADISKLVFGQIANVDLSVVGQLGMFDDSGTTSGIFGLTFQDFSGTEVQADASGFVFTTVFLDGNPLAAIGQTGSLAIWPNLAELYVPGGDDEALRALLHTSYWGDTDSQPAAPCTYTVASGDTLNRIARSYGITLEELLAANPHITNPDVIFRGLILTIPGCTQ
- a CDS encoding ABC transporter ATP-binding protein codes for the protein MSLLQVHEIQTFYGKIQALKGISLTVEQGEIVTLIGGNGAGKTTTLNTISGITPAAAGYIVFEGKDITKAPAHQIVNYGIIQSPEGRKIFTRLTVRENLEMGAFARNDVPKIAQDMEYVFERFPRLKERITQLGGTLSGGEQQMLAIGRALMAAPRLLLLDEPSMGLAPKLVEEIFNVITYLNRESSTTILLVEQNASKALEIANRGYVLQSGFITHSGTGEELQNNDAVVEAYLGGH
- a CDS encoding ABC transporter ATP-binding protein — its product is MANELLLECRTLTKRFGGLTAVNAVELRVGRQEIISLIGPNGAGKTTFFNCVTGFYTPEEGDVLFSGQSIKGGRPDQIARRGIARTYQNIRLFNKLTALENILVGMHQHLRSTLWGAVFSTPFNRREEQKALDDAMELLNYCGLGGKGDLMSAQLPYGFQRRLEIARALALRPQLLLLDEPTAGMNPQETEEMMYFIHRLRDELGLTIFLIEHDMKLVMGVSDRVNVMNFGKKIAEGTPAEIQANPEVIEAYLGSSMTEKSGASARKAKA